Proteins encoded within one genomic window of Thunnus maccoyii chromosome 22, fThuMac1.1, whole genome shotgun sequence:
- the elavl2 gene encoding ELAV-like protein 2 isoform X4 — translation METQLSNGPTCNNTSNGPSTISNNCSSPVESGSIEDSKTNLIVNYLPQNMTQEELKSLFGSIGEIESCKLVRDKITGQSLGYGFVNYVDPKDAEKAINTLNGLRLQTKTIKVSYARPSSASIRDANLYVSGLPKTMTQKELEQLFSQYGRIITSRILVDQVTGVSRGVGFIRFDRRVEAEEAIKGLNCQKPPGATEPITVKFANNPSQKTSQALLSQLYQSPNRRYPGPLAQQAQRFRLDNLLNMAYGVKSRFSPMAIDGVTSLAGINIPGHAGTGWCIFVYNLAPDADESILWQMFGPFGAVTNVKVIRDFNTNKCKGFGFVTMTNYDEAAVAIASLNGYRLGDRVLQVSFKTNKTHKA, via the exons ATGGAAACACAGCTGTCCAATGGGCCAACTTGCAACAACACAAGCAACGGTCCTTCAACAATCTCAAACAACTGCTCTTCACCTGTAGAGTCAGGGAGCATAGAGGACAGTAAAACTAACTTGATAGTCAACTATCTGCCTCAGAACATGACCCAAGAGGAGCTGAAGAGTTTGTTTGGAAGCATCGGAGAAATTGAGTCCTGTAAACTAGTTCGAGACAAAATAACAG GGCAGAGCCTAGGCTATGGATTTGTGAATTATGTGGACCCGAAGGATGCAGAAAAAGCCATCAATACCTTAAATGGCTTGAGACTTCAGACCAAAACCATCAAG GTTTCCTATGCGCGTCCAAGCTCCGCCTCCATCAGAGATGCAAATTTGTACGTCAGTGGCCTGCCAAAAACTATGACTCAGAAAGAACTGGAGCAGCTCTTCTCTCAGTATGGACGCATCATTACCTCACGCATTCTGGTGGACCAGGTGACTG GCGTTTCCAGAGGGGTTGGCTTCATTCGTTTTGACCGGCGAGTTGAGGCTGAGGAGGCCATCAAGGGTCTGAACTGTCAGAAGCCGCCTGGTGCCACAGAACCAATTACAGTCAAGTTTGCGAACAACCCGAGCCAGAAGACCAGCCAGGCACTGCTGTCCCAGCTGTATCAGTCACCCAATCGAAGGTACCCAGGACCCCTCGCACAGCAGGCACAACGCTTCAG GTTGGACAATCTGCTGAACATGGCCTATGGAGTCAAAAG caGGTTCTCCCCTATGGCCATTGACGGGGTGACCAGCTTGGCTGGCATCAACATCCCAGGGCACGCAGGCACTGGCTGGTGTATCTTTGTCTACAATCTGGCTCCAGACGCAGATGAAAGCATCCTTTGGCAGATGTTTGGGCCATTTGGTGCTGTCACAAACGTCAAGGTTATTCGCGACTTCAACACAAACAAGTGCAAAGGATTTGGTTTTGTCACCATGACTAACTACGACGAGGCAGCCGTGGCCATCGCCAGCTTGAATGGATACCGCCTTGGGGACAGAGTGCTGCAAGTCTCAttcaaaaccaacaaaacacacaaagcctAA
- the elavl2 gene encoding ELAV-like protein 2 isoform X2, whose translation MAVRLCDVASLLRSGSWAPEPWTGVIAAMETQLSNGPTCNNTSNGPSTISNNCSSPVESGSIEDSKTNLIVNYLPQNMTQEELKSLFGSIGEIESCKLVRDKITGQSLGYGFVNYVDPKDAEKAINTLNGLRLQTKTIKVSYARPSSASIRDANLYVSGLPKTMTQKELEQLFSQYGRIITSRILVDQVTGVSRGVGFIRFDRRVEAEEAIKGLNCQKPPGATEPITVKFANNPSQKTSQALLSQLYQSPNRRYPGPLAQQAQRFRLDNLLNMAYGVKSRFSPMAIDGVTSLAGINIPGHAGTGWCIFVYNLAPDADESILWQMFGPFGAVTNVKVIRDFNTNKCKGFGFVTMTNYDEAAVAIASLNGYRLGDRVLQVSFKTNKTHKA comes from the exons ATGGCAGTCAGACTGTGCGATGTGGCTTCTCTGCTTAGAAGTGGTTCGTGGGCGCCTGAGCCTTGGACTGGG GTAATTGCTGCCATGGAAACACAGCTGTCCAATGGGCCAACTTGCAACAACACAAGCAACGGTCCTTCAACAATCTCAAACAACTGCTCTTCACCTGTAGAGTCAGGGAGCATAGAGGACAGTAAAACTAACTTGATAGTCAACTATCTGCCTCAGAACATGACCCAAGAGGAGCTGAAGAGTTTGTTTGGAAGCATCGGAGAAATTGAGTCCTGTAAACTAGTTCGAGACAAAATAACAG GGCAGAGCCTAGGCTATGGATTTGTGAATTATGTGGACCCGAAGGATGCAGAAAAAGCCATCAATACCTTAAATGGCTTGAGACTTCAGACCAAAACCATCAAG GTTTCCTATGCGCGTCCAAGCTCCGCCTCCATCAGAGATGCAAATTTGTACGTCAGTGGCCTGCCAAAAACTATGACTCAGAAAGAACTGGAGCAGCTCTTCTCTCAGTATGGACGCATCATTACCTCACGCATTCTGGTGGACCAGGTGACTG GCGTTTCCAGAGGGGTTGGCTTCATTCGTTTTGACCGGCGAGTTGAGGCTGAGGAGGCCATCAAGGGTCTGAACTGTCAGAAGCCGCCTGGTGCCACAGAACCAATTACAGTCAAGTTTGCGAACAACCCGAGCCAGAAGACCAGCCAGGCACTGCTGTCCCAGCTGTATCAGTCACCCAATCGAAGGTACCCAGGACCCCTCGCACAGCAGGCACAACGCTTCAG GTTGGACAATCTGCTGAACATGGCCTATGGAGTCAAAAG caGGTTCTCCCCTATGGCCATTGACGGGGTGACCAGCTTGGCTGGCATCAACATCCCAGGGCACGCAGGCACTGGCTGGTGTATCTTTGTCTACAATCTGGCTCCAGACGCAGATGAAAGCATCCTTTGGCAGATGTTTGGGCCATTTGGTGCTGTCACAAACGTCAAGGTTATTCGCGACTTCAACACAAACAAGTGCAAAGGATTTGGTTTTGTCACCATGACTAACTACGACGAGGCAGCCGTGGCCATCGCCAGCTTGAATGGATACCGCCTTGGGGACAGAGTGCTGCAAGTCTCAttcaaaaccaacaaaacacacaaagcctAA
- the elavl2 gene encoding ELAV-like protein 2 isoform X3 — protein sequence MAVRLCDVASLLRSGSWAPEPWTGQVIAAMETQLSNGPTCNNTSNGPSTISNNCSSPVESGSIEDSKTNLIVNYLPQNMTQEELKSLFGSIGEIESCKLVRDKITGQSLGYGFVNYVDPKDAEKAINTLNGLRLQTKTIKVSYARPSSASIRDANLYVSGLPKTMTQKELEQLFSQYGRIITSRILVDQVTGVSRGVGFIRFDRRVEAEEAIKGLNCQKPPGATEPITVKFANNPSQKTSQALLSQLYQSPNRRLDNLLNMAYGVKSRFSPMAIDGVTSLAGINIPGHAGTGWCIFVYNLAPDADESILWQMFGPFGAVTNVKVIRDFNTNKCKGFGFVTMTNYDEAAVAIASLNGYRLGDRVLQVSFKTNKTHKA from the exons ATGGCAGTCAGACTGTGCGATGTGGCTTCTCTGCTTAGAAGTGGTTCGTGGGCGCCTGAGCCTTGGACTGGG cAGGTAATTGCTGCCATGGAAACACAGCTGTCCAATGGGCCAACTTGCAACAACACAAGCAACGGTCCTTCAACAATCTCAAACAACTGCTCTTCACCTGTAGAGTCAGGGAGCATAGAGGACAGTAAAACTAACTTGATAGTCAACTATCTGCCTCAGAACATGACCCAAGAGGAGCTGAAGAGTTTGTTTGGAAGCATCGGAGAAATTGAGTCCTGTAAACTAGTTCGAGACAAAATAACAG GGCAGAGCCTAGGCTATGGATTTGTGAATTATGTGGACCCGAAGGATGCAGAAAAAGCCATCAATACCTTAAATGGCTTGAGACTTCAGACCAAAACCATCAAG GTTTCCTATGCGCGTCCAAGCTCCGCCTCCATCAGAGATGCAAATTTGTACGTCAGTGGCCTGCCAAAAACTATGACTCAGAAAGAACTGGAGCAGCTCTTCTCTCAGTATGGACGCATCATTACCTCACGCATTCTGGTGGACCAGGTGACTG GCGTTTCCAGAGGGGTTGGCTTCATTCGTTTTGACCGGCGAGTTGAGGCTGAGGAGGCCATCAAGGGTCTGAACTGTCAGAAGCCGCCTGGTGCCACAGAACCAATTACAGTCAAGTTTGCGAACAACCCGAGCCAGAAGACCAGCCAGGCACTGCTGTCCCAGCTGTATCAGTCACCCAATCGAAG GTTGGACAATCTGCTGAACATGGCCTATGGAGTCAAAAG caGGTTCTCCCCTATGGCCATTGACGGGGTGACCAGCTTGGCTGGCATCAACATCCCAGGGCACGCAGGCACTGGCTGGTGTATCTTTGTCTACAATCTGGCTCCAGACGCAGATGAAAGCATCCTTTGGCAGATGTTTGGGCCATTTGGTGCTGTCACAAACGTCAAGGTTATTCGCGACTTCAACACAAACAAGTGCAAAGGATTTGGTTTTGTCACCATGACTAACTACGACGAGGCAGCCGTGGCCATCGCCAGCTTGAATGGATACCGCCTTGGGGACAGAGTGCTGCAAGTCTCAttcaaaaccaacaaaacacacaaagcctAA
- the elavl2 gene encoding ELAV-like protein 2 isoform X1, translating to MAVRLCDVASLLRSGSWAPEPWTGQVIAAMETQLSNGPTCNNTSNGPSTISNNCSSPVESGSIEDSKTNLIVNYLPQNMTQEELKSLFGSIGEIESCKLVRDKITGQSLGYGFVNYVDPKDAEKAINTLNGLRLQTKTIKVSYARPSSASIRDANLYVSGLPKTMTQKELEQLFSQYGRIITSRILVDQVTGVSRGVGFIRFDRRVEAEEAIKGLNCQKPPGATEPITVKFANNPSQKTSQALLSQLYQSPNRRYPGPLAQQAQRFRLDNLLNMAYGVKSRFSPMAIDGVTSLAGINIPGHAGTGWCIFVYNLAPDADESILWQMFGPFGAVTNVKVIRDFNTNKCKGFGFVTMTNYDEAAVAIASLNGYRLGDRVLQVSFKTNKTHKA from the exons ATGGCAGTCAGACTGTGCGATGTGGCTTCTCTGCTTAGAAGTGGTTCGTGGGCGCCTGAGCCTTGGACTGGG cAGGTAATTGCTGCCATGGAAACACAGCTGTCCAATGGGCCAACTTGCAACAACACAAGCAACGGTCCTTCAACAATCTCAAACAACTGCTCTTCACCTGTAGAGTCAGGGAGCATAGAGGACAGTAAAACTAACTTGATAGTCAACTATCTGCCTCAGAACATGACCCAAGAGGAGCTGAAGAGTTTGTTTGGAAGCATCGGAGAAATTGAGTCCTGTAAACTAGTTCGAGACAAAATAACAG GGCAGAGCCTAGGCTATGGATTTGTGAATTATGTGGACCCGAAGGATGCAGAAAAAGCCATCAATACCTTAAATGGCTTGAGACTTCAGACCAAAACCATCAAG GTTTCCTATGCGCGTCCAAGCTCCGCCTCCATCAGAGATGCAAATTTGTACGTCAGTGGCCTGCCAAAAACTATGACTCAGAAAGAACTGGAGCAGCTCTTCTCTCAGTATGGACGCATCATTACCTCACGCATTCTGGTGGACCAGGTGACTG GCGTTTCCAGAGGGGTTGGCTTCATTCGTTTTGACCGGCGAGTTGAGGCTGAGGAGGCCATCAAGGGTCTGAACTGTCAGAAGCCGCCTGGTGCCACAGAACCAATTACAGTCAAGTTTGCGAACAACCCGAGCCAGAAGACCAGCCAGGCACTGCTGTCCCAGCTGTATCAGTCACCCAATCGAAGGTACCCAGGACCCCTCGCACAGCAGGCACAACGCTTCAG GTTGGACAATCTGCTGAACATGGCCTATGGAGTCAAAAG caGGTTCTCCCCTATGGCCATTGACGGGGTGACCAGCTTGGCTGGCATCAACATCCCAGGGCACGCAGGCACTGGCTGGTGTATCTTTGTCTACAATCTGGCTCCAGACGCAGATGAAAGCATCCTTTGGCAGATGTTTGGGCCATTTGGTGCTGTCACAAACGTCAAGGTTATTCGCGACTTCAACACAAACAAGTGCAAAGGATTTGGTTTTGTCACCATGACTAACTACGACGAGGCAGCCGTGGCCATCGCCAGCTTGAATGGATACCGCCTTGGGGACAGAGTGCTGCAAGTCTCAttcaaaaccaacaaaacacacaaagcctAA